A single genomic interval of Mobula hypostoma chromosome 7, sMobHyp1.1, whole genome shotgun sequence harbors:
- the cnga4 gene encoding cyclic nucleotide-gated cation channel alpha-4, with protein MQYWGERVTEWARVSGGAMGAWVNRMRQTAASQARRSAGSPSILDPMGDVYYYWLVIASVPIVYNWTALVARCSFSDLQCRYLSSWLALDYLSDFIYLLNVVIRLNTGHLEQGVLVTDRRGIARRYLHSSAFRLDAVSLLPTDLLALWLGLCSPAVRLNRLVQLPRLLELLERAETRTSRPNALRVGRVMGLLVLAIHWNACAYFSLSARLGFGTDDWVYPNMSTPGGDPRLAHQYLYSVHFATLVLTTMGSSPQPSSEAGYLFMVGDLLIAVLTFAGIVGSVESTVSEMQRAKRGCFPDHRRVRDYLRREAVNPALAQRVSRWAEHLRLHAKRTDEEQVLRVLPGRLRALLAADVHLRALDKVRLFSSCEAGLLRQLVARLRLQVFSPGDLVCRRGEVGREMYIVQEGRLAVLAQDGRTELARLQDGSYFGEISILNVPGNKSGNRRTASIRSLGYSDLFVLGKGELAEVLLEFPEARRALEDRGREMLQKMGMLEEGAAQEDGGPDQLLRKAGRLETALDLLHTRLARLMAEHHSSLRKMNVRLSQLEGKLNRWGADPGQAEAQQQALSQSHIQVQAQLHDQTQALPHTSLLLEKGGEGPAHKQPQSQAPSQSQAQDQVQTEALSCTNGLPENGGEGQVAVPAPGPGLGPSPRARTGPDTNPAGDQAPGSSPFPSP; from the exons ATGCAGTACTGGGGAGAACGGGTCACGGAGTGGGCCAGAGTCTCCGGTGGGGCGATGGGTGCTTGGGTCAACCGAATGAGGCAGACAGCAGCCAGCCAGGCCAGGCGAAG TGCCGGCTCTCCCTCGATTCTGGACCCCATGGGTGATGTCTACTACTACTGGCTGGTTATCGCCAGTGTCCCTATCGTCTACAACTGGACTGCGCTGGTTGCTAG GTGCAGCTTCAGTGATCTCCAGTGCAGGTACCTGTCCAGCTGGCTGGCTCTGGATTACCTGTCTGACTTCATCTACCTGCTCAACGTGGTCATCAGGCTTAACACAG GTCACCTGGAGCAGGGAGTGCTGGTGACGGACCGCCGGGGCATCGCTCGCAGGTATCTGCACTCGTCGGCCTTCCGCCTGGACGCTGTCTCTCTGCTGCCCACCGACCTACTGGCCTTGTGGCTCGGCCTCTGCTCGCCTGCCGTCCGCCTCAACCGGCTGGTGCAGCTGCCGCGGCTGCTGGAGCTGCTGGAACGGGCCGAGACTCGCACGTCTCGCCCCAACGCGCTGCGCGTCGGCCGGGTGATGGGTCTCCTGGTCCTGGCCATCCACTGGAACGCCTGCGCCTACTTCTCCCTGTCCGCTCGCCTGGGCTTCGGCACCGACGACTGGGTCTACCCGAACATGTCGACGCCCGGGGGCGACCCCCGCCTCGCTCACCAGTACCTGTACAGCGTCCACTTCGCCACGCTGGTCCTCACCACCATGGGCAGCAGCCCGCAGCCCAGCAGCGAGGCGGGGTACCTGTTCATGGTGGGCGACCTGCTCATCGCCGTGCTCACCTTCGCCGGCATCGTGGGCAGCGTCGAGTCCACCGTCAGCGAGATGCAGCGGGCGAAACGCGGCTGCTTCCCGGACCACCGCCGGGTGCGCGACTACCTGCGCAGGGAGGCCGTGAACCCGGCCCTGGCCCAGAGGGTCAGCCGCTGGGCCGAGCACCTCCGGCTCCACGCCAAGCGCACGGACGAGGAGCAGGTGCTGCGGGTGCTGCCCGGCCGGCTGCGGGCGCTGCTGGCGGCCGACGTCCACCTGCGGGCGCTGGACAAGGTGCGGTTGTTCAGCAGCTGCGAGGCGGGTCTCCTCCGGCAGCTGGTGGCGCGGCTCCGGCTGCAGGTGTTTAGCCCCGGGGACCTGGTGTGCCGCCGGGGCGAGGTGGGCCGGGAGATGTACATCGTGCAGGAGGGCCGGCTTGCCGTGTTGGCCCAGGACGGGCGAACCGAGCTGGCGAGGCTGCAGGACGGCAGTTACTTCGGAGAGATCAGCATCCTCAACGTCCCGG GGAATAAGTCTGGGAACCGGAGGACGGCAAGCATCCGTAGCCTTGGGTACTCGGACCTGTTTGTTCTGGGGAAGGGTGAGCTGGCTGAGGTGCTGCTGGAGTTCCCTGAGGCAAGGAGGGCGCTGGAGGACAGGGGCCGGGAGATGCTGCAGAAGATGGGGATGTTGGAGGAGGGGGCAGCCCAGGAGGACGGGGGCCCGGACCAGCTGCTGAGGAAGGCCGGACGCCTGGAGACTGCACTGGACTTGCTGCATACGCGACTTGCTCGGCTGATGGCGGAGCACCATTCCAGCCTCCGCAAGATGAACGTCCGGCTCAGTCAGCTGGAGGGCAAACTGAACAGGTGGGGGGCAGACCCAGGCCAGGCTGAGGCCCAACAGCAGGCTCTGTCCCAGAGCCACATACAGGTCCAGGCCCAGCTCCATGACCAAACCCAGGCACTGCCCCACACCAGTCTGCtgctggagaagggaggggagggccCAGCCCACAAGCAGCCTCAGTCCCAGGCTCCATCCCAGAGCCAGGCCCAGGACCAGGTCCAGACAGAGGCCTTGTCCTGCACCAATGGACTGCCAGAGAATGGAGGGGAGGGCCAAGTCGCAGTCCCAGCCCCAGGCCCAGGCCTAGGCCCCAGTCCACGGGCACGTACAGGCCCGGACACAAACCCTGCTGGAGACCAGGCCCCAGGATCAAGTCCATTCCCAAGCCCATGA